In Luteipulveratus mongoliensis, the DNA window TGGGCGACCGTGCTCATCCCCCGCGTCCACCGCGCACCTGAGATCTGGGGTGAGCACGCTGAGGAGTTCGACCCCGACAACTTCCTCCCGGCCCGCGTACGTGCCCGCCCAGCGCACACGTACTTCCCCTTCGGTGTCGGCGAACGCGCTTGCATCGGAAGGCAGTTCGCCCTTCACGAGGCCGTCTTGGTTCTCGCCCGCCTGTTCCACCGTTACGACATGACACCCGACCCGACCTACGACCTGGAGATCTCGGAGCGGCTCACGCTGATGCCCGTGAACTTCCACCTGACTCTGTCTCGTCGTACGCCGTCGCTCTCGTCAGCAGGTGAGCAGCCTCAGGACGACGGGACCGTGGCAACGGAGTCGTGCCCGGTGACCACATCCGACGAACCACGGTGCCCGGTCACCCACTAGCCCGGTCGCAGGCGATTCCGTCACGGTCACGGTCCAGCTTCAGGCGATAGCCGGGCTCGCCCGCATGTAGCGGTGCCTTGCCTGCCGCCCGGACGGCGTCACAGTTCTTGTAGTAGACCGACCCACCGACCAAGGTCCGCGGCTTGGTCGCGCGACTCGTCGAGGTCCGTGGTGCCACCGGCGCTGTCTTCCGCGGAGTCAGTGTTCGGGGCGATGTCGCGGTTGCAGTCCTCGGAGGCGTCTTCTTTGGAGCGGACGCAGCCTTCGTGGTGGGCGCGAGCGGCACGGACTGAGTCGCCTGCTCGTCCGCGATCGCCGACGATGGCGTCGACGTGGGAGCCGTGGGACTTGCCGACGTGGCGTCAGCGCCTGTGGCGGTACCCAGCGGAGCCGCCTGCGCCGGCCCGTTGTCGTCGGCCCCATTGCCGACCGCCGCGACGAAGCCGATCAGCAGGAGCCCGGCGACGACGTACGTCATCTTGCGCTGGTACCACGGGCGCGGTGCCAGCACGGCACCGTTCGCCGCAGCGGCGAACTCGGTGCGCACGACCGGCGCCGCAGAGGGCAGTGGCGTCCACGGACGAACGTGCTCCGTCCATCGCGCGCCGTCCCAGTAGCGCACCCACCTCGTGTCCTGAGGATCGGCGTACCAGCCGGCTTGTGGTGTCTGAGTCATGACGAAACCCCTGCATAAGTGACGGGCTGCTCCTCCCCCCGACGAGCAGTGCGCTCACGCTAGGGGTCATGTCCGAGCGCCATCACCGATCCACGACTTCTTGCGCGGGCGGACCCGAACACCAAGAAAGCCGGCCCCTCCCATCGCGCGATGAGAGGGGCCGACCTGCCACGCGTGCTAGACGACGGTGATCGTCCCGAGGGTTGCGTCCTGACCCTCGTTGAGCGTGCAGCCGACGTGCGCGACGAAGCCACTGTCGGTGGTTAGGTCGGCGGTGAAGTCACCGACCGTCACGGTGACCGTGCCCGGAGTCGCCGAGGCCGTCTCGGCCACACCCGTGCCGCTGGCATCGGTCACGATGTTGCCCGTCTCCGGAACCGCGATCTGCGGAACTGTCAGCGATGCCGTACGCGCTCCTGGGTTCTCGACCGCGCCGGCCAGTGAGTAGGTCGCCGCGCTCGTGCCCTCGAGGGTCTTGACGTTGAGGGCGCGCAGCTGGTCGGAGGCGTCGGCGCCTGTCGTCACCGTGGCGGTGACGGCCGGCGCGGGGACGCCGCTCCCCGCGGGGACCTCGGCTGGTAGATCGGCACTGACGACCGCAGTCCATGGGTCGGTGAACACGGTGCCGAGATCGGTGAGCTTGCAGGAGTACTGGAGCGAGGCCGAGGTCGCTGCCTCGGCGGGCGCGGCGGTCGGCCCGACAATGCCGATCGCGGTAAGGACTCCGACAGCTCCCACACTCATCAGCCGGCGGCGGTTTCGGGGGGCTTGGTGCTGCTGATCGAACGCGTCCTGCTGCTGCATGATGTGCTCCTTGAATCAGCGGTGGCCGACACCGGCACGGAGTCCGGGGCGGTACTTACGGTCTAGTAAGTACGCACTGAAGGTAGGCAGCGTGTGACCTACGTCTCAAGGGGAGCGCACAAGAATTGGCGCGCTCTGCACCAACCTGAAGAAGCGTCGACCGGAGCCGACCCGGGAATTTACGCCCCCTAGATCTGCTCGACAGACGCGAGGCGTGACCCGAGCTCGGTCAGTCGATGACGCGCAGCCGGATGGTCTCCGGCATCTGACGCAGCTCGGCCAGGACGGCGTCGGACAGGCCATGACTGACGTCGGTCACCACGTAGCCCGTCTGGCCACGGGTGTTGAGCATCTGGCCGTCGATGTTGACACCATGCGTCGCCAGCACGCTGTTGACCTTGGCCAGCACACCAGGAGTGTTGAGGTGGAAGTGCATGAGCCGGCAGCCCTTGCTGCGGTTGTCCACGTTGAGTGAGGGCAGGTTGACGTTGAGCGTCGTGCTGCCGTGCTGAACGTAGTCGCGCAGCTTGGAGGCGACGAACCGGCCGATGTCCTCCTGCGCCTCCTCGGTCGACCCGCCGATGTGCGGCGTGAGGACCACGTTGGGTACGCCCTGCAACGGCGAGGTGAACGCGTCGCCCCGCTTCTTGGGCTCGACCGGGAAGACGTCGACGGAGGCGCCGGCGATGTGGCCCGACTCGAGGTGCTCGCGCAGCGCGTCATAGTCGACGAGGAAACCGCGCGAGAGGTTGAGGAACAGCGAGCGCGGCTGCATCCGGGCGAATTGCTCGGCCCCGAAGAAGCCTGCGTTGCCGTCGCGACCGTCCACGTGCAGCGTGACGACCTCGGCGATGTCGAGCAGCTCGTTGAGGCTGGCGCAGCGCCGCGCGTTGCCGAGAGCGAGCTTGTCGTCGGTGTCGTAGAAGTAGACCTGGAGCCCGAGCATCTCGGCGACGACGGACAGCTGCGAGCCGATGTTGCCGTAGCCGACGATGCCGAGCTTGCGACCCCGGATCTCGTGGCTGCCCTTGGCGTTCTTGTCCCAGACGCCGTCGTGCAGCGCCCGGTCCTTCTCGGTGAGCCGACGCGCCATGACGATGATCTCGGCGAGCGCGAGCTCGACCACCGAGCGGGTGTTGGAGAAGGGCGCGTTGAACGCGACGATCCCCCGCTCGGCGGCGTCGGAGAGCGCGATCTGGTTGGTCCCGATGCAGAACGCGCCGATCGCCTGCAGTGACGGCGCATTCGCGAGCACGCGTGGCGTGACCTCGGTCTTGGACCGGATGCCGACCAGCTCGACGCCGTCGAGCGCCGTGATCAGCTCGTCCTCGTCGAGGGCGCCGGCGACCATCTTGACGTCGATACCGGCGTCGGTCAGCAGGGTCTCGGCGAGGGGGTGGACGTTCTCCAGCAGCAGGGCCTTCACCCACACAGTCTCGCAAGTGGGGTACGCCGGTCGCTCACCTGTCCGTTCTACGGTCGCCGATCAGGCTCGTCGGCGGGCTCGGCGTTGACCACGAGGACGTCGAGTGCGCGCGCACACTGGTCCACCAGGTGCTCCCGACCGGCTCGGGATGACGGCTGTTGGGCCGACCACTGCAGTGCGCGGTCCTCGACGTAGGCGACCCATGCGTGCACGACCTCGACGTCCGACTCCGAAAGGTCCAGCAGGTCAAGCACGCGACGGGCCACGGCCATCCGCAACCCCAGCGCCAGGTCTTCGTCTCCCCGCACGGCACCCCGGCCGTACACCAGCGCCAGGTAGGACTCGCGGCGTCGGTCGATCTGGTCCAGGAACCGTTCGAGCATCTGCCGTACGCCGGCCGCGCCGCTCTCCCCCTCGTCCGGGGCGACGTTGCGCAGCACCCGCCGCCCGGCCGCGGCCACCACCTCGGCGTAGAAGTCGTTCTTGGTCGGGAAGTAGTGGAACAGCAGCCCCCGCGAGATCCCGGCCTCGGCGGCGACCTCGTCGATCGGCAGGTCCTGGATCGGGCGCTCGACCAGGCGGCGCAGCCCGATGCCGACCAGCTGCCGGCGGCGCTCGTCATGGGAGAGGCGAGTCCGACGTACGGGAGGGTCCGAGTCCACGGTCACGCTATTGAGCATTGCTCAATAAGGCGCTACGGTCAACGGCATGGACTTCGCACCCTCAGCACGCGCCGCAGAGCTCACGGAGGCCGTCCGCGCCTTCATCGAGACCGAGATCGACCCGATCGAGGCGGCGTACCACCGCGAGGTCGCCGCTGCGGACAACCCGTGGCAGCCGCTGCCCGTCATCGCCGAGCTGCAGTCGAAGGCGCGCGCACAAGGTCTGTGGAACCTCTTCCTCCCGGCCGAGCACGGCGACGCGTACGCCGACCGGTTCGGCACCGTGGGCGGCAAGGGCCTGACCAACACCGACTACGCGCCGATTGCCGAGCTCACCGGGCGGTCGTTCCTCGCACCGCATGTCTTCAACTGCAATGCGCCCGACACCGGCAACATGGAGGTGCTGCTGCGTTACGGCAACGAGGACCAGCAGCGCGAGTGGCTGGAGCCGCTGCTGGAGGCCAAGATCCGCAGCGCGTTCTGCATGACCGAGCCGGGTGCCGCCTCCTCCGACGCGACCAACATGCAGGCGACCGCTGCCGTCGACGGCGACGAGGTCGTCATCAACGGCCGCAAGTGGTGGTCGACCGGAGTCGGCCACCCGGACTGCAAGATCCTGATCTTCATGGGGTTGTCCGACCCCGAGGCCGACCGGCACTCCCAGCACTCGATGGTGCTGGTCCCCCGCGACGCCCCAGGGGTCAACGTCGAGCGGATGCTGACCACGATGGGCATCGAAGACCCGCCGCACGGCCATGGCGAGGTGTCCTTCACCGACGTCCGGGTCCCCCTGTCCAACGTCATCGCCGGGCCCGGCCGAGCGTTCGAGATCGCCCAGGGTCGGCTCGGCCCAGGCCGCGTGCACCACTGCATGCGTCTGATCGGCCTGGCCGAGGCGGCGCTCGAGCTGGCCTGCCAGCGTTCGCTGGACCGGACCGCGTTCGGCAAGCCGTTGGCCAACCTCGGCGGCAACCGTGAGCGGATCGCTGACGCCCGGATCGCGATCAACCAGGCACGGCTGCTCGTGCTGCACGCTGCCTGGCTGCTGGACACGCAAGGTCCGCTCGGCGCGTACTCCGCCGTCAGCGAGATCAAGGTGGCCGTGCCCAACATGGCGCAGCAGGTCATCGACATGGCGATCCAGCTACACGGCGGCGGCGGGCTGTCCGAGGACTTCCCACTCGCTGCGGCCTGGACCAACGCGCGCGCTCTGCGACTGGCGGACGGGCCCGACGAGGTGCACCGTGGGGTCGTGGCACGCCTTGAGCTGATGAAGTACGGAGCCAAGCGATGACCACTCCCCTGCGCACCCTGATCACGGGAGCCAGCTCGGGCCTGGGCGCTGAGATGGCACGACAGCTGGCCGCTCGCGGCCACGACGTCGCCCTCACCGCGCGTCGGGCGGACCGGCTGGTCGCGCTCAAGACCGAGATCGAGACGACTCACCCTGGCCGCCGCGTCCTGGTCAAGGCGCTCGATGTCACTGACCACGAGGCCGTCTTCGCCGTGACCCGCGAGGTGACGCGCGAGCTCGGCGGCCTGGACCGTTTCATCGTCAACGCCGGCCTCGGCAAGGGCGCGGCGCTCGGGACCGGGCGGTTCGACGCCAACCGCGAGACCGCCATGACCAACTTCGTCGGCGCCCTGGCGCAGATCGAGGCGGCGATGGAGGTGTTCCGCGAGCAGAAGCGCGGGCACCTCGTGGTGATCTCCTCGATCTCCGCGCTGCGCGGGATGCGGCGGGCGATGACGACGTACGCCGCGACCAAGGCCGGAGTGGCCTCGCTCGCTGAGGGCGTGCGCTCGGAGGTCATCGGACGGCCTGAGCTCGACATCGACGTGACCACGCTCTACCCCGGCTACATCCGCTCGGAGATGAACGAGCACGTCGAGCAGGAGCAGAAGATGATGGTCGACACCGAGACGGGAGTCAGGGCCATGGTGGAGGCCATCGAGGCCCGCAAGACCAAGGCGTACGTCCCCGCCTGGCCCTGGGTGCCGATCGGCGCGGCGATGAAGACCTTGCCTCTATCCGTCGTACGCCGGATGGTGTGAGCGGATGCCTGCAGCCGACGAGGCCCGCGAGGTCCGCCAAGAAGACGCGTTCGACGTCGCCACGATGGCGACCTGGTTGCGCGAGCACGCTACTGACGCAACAGGACTCGCCGGCACGCCAGAGGTCCGGCAGTTCTCCGGCGGCGCGTCCAACCTGACCTACCTGCTGTCGTACGCCGACCGCGACCTGGTCCTGCGCCGACCCCCTGGTGGTCACAAGGCCAAGAGCGCGCATGACATGCGGCGTGAGTTCACCATCCAGCAGCGCCTGGGCGGTTCCTTTCCCTACGTGCCGCAGATGCTGGCGTTCTGTGATGACGAGGCGGTCATCGGATCCGACTTCTACGTCATGCAGCGCCTCGAGGGCGTCATCCCGCACAAGGAGATGCCCGCGGGCGTCGACCTCTCCCCCGGTCAGGCGCGCACGCTGTGCCGCAACGTGCTGGACGTCCTGGTCGAGCTGCACCAGGTCGACGCCGAGGCTGCCGGGCTGACGGAGCTCGCCCGCGGCTCGGGCTACGTCGCACGTCAGGTCAAGGGCTGGTCGGACCGTTATGGCAAGGCTCGCACCCGCAACGTCGCGTCCTTCGGCAAGGTGATGACGTGGCTGGATGCCAACCAGCCTCAGGATATCCGAAACTGCTTGATCCACAACGACTTCCGTCTCGACAACGTCGTTCTCGACACCGCGGACCCGACTAAGGTCCGAGGCGTCCTGGACTGGGAGATGGCGACCGTCGGTGACCCGCTGATGGACCTCGGCGGATCGATGGCCTACTGGGTACAGGCTGATGACAACCTGCTCTTCCGGATGTTCCGGCGGCAGCCGAGTCACCTGCCCGGCATGCTGTCGCGGCGCGAGATCGTGC includes these proteins:
- a CDS encoding excalibur calcium-binding domain-containing protein yields the protein MTQTPQAGWYADPQDTRWVRYWDGARWTEHVRPWTPLPSAAPVVRTEFAAAANGAVLAPRPWYQRKMTYVVAGLLLIGFVAAVGNGADDNGPAQAAPLGTATGADATSASPTAPTSTPSSAIADEQATQSVPLAPTTKAASAPKKTPPRTATATSPRTLTPRKTAPVAPRTSTSRATKPRTLVGGSVYYKNCDAVRAAGKAPLHAGEPGYRLKLDRDRDGIACDRASG
- a CDS encoding DUF6801 domain-containing protein, with amino-acid sequence MQQQDAFDQQHQAPRNRRRLMSVGAVGVLTAIGIVGPTAAPAEAATSASLQYSCKLTDLGTVFTDPWTAVVSADLPAEVPAGSGVPAPAVTATVTTGADASDQLRALNVKTLEGTSAATYSLAGAVENPGARTASLTVPQIAVPETGNIVTDASGTGVAETASATPGTVTVTVGDFTADLTTDSGFVAHVGCTLNEGQDATLGTITVV
- the serA gene encoding phosphoglycerate dehydrogenase is translated as MKALLLENVHPLAETLLTDAGIDVKMVAGALDEDELITALDGVELVGIRSKTEVTPRVLANAPSLQAIGAFCIGTNQIALSDAAERGIVAFNAPFSNTRSVVELALAEIIVMARRLTEKDRALHDGVWDKNAKGSHEIRGRKLGIVGYGNIGSQLSVVAEMLGLQVYFYDTDDKLALGNARRCASLNELLDIAEVVTLHVDGRDGNAGFFGAEQFARMQPRSLFLNLSRGFLVDYDALREHLESGHIAGASVDVFPVEPKKRGDAFTSPLQGVPNVVLTPHIGGSTEEAQEDIGRFVASKLRDYVQHGSTTLNVNLPSLNVDNRSKGCRLMHFHLNTPGVLAKVNSVLATHGVNIDGQMLNTRGQTGYVVTDVSHGLSDAVLAELRQMPETIRLRVID
- a CDS encoding TetR/AcrR family transcriptional regulator → MTVDSDPPVRRTRLSHDERRRQLVGIGLRRLVERPIQDLPIDEVAAEAGISRGLLFHYFPTKNDFYAEVVAAAGRRVLRNVAPDEGESGAAGVRQMLERFLDQIDRRRESYLALVYGRGAVRGDEDLALGLRMAVARRVLDLLDLSESDVEVVHAWVAYVEDRALQWSAQQPSSRAGREHLVDQCARALDVLVVNAEPADEPDRRP
- a CDS encoding acyl-CoA dehydrogenase family protein, which translates into the protein MDFAPSARAAELTEAVRAFIETEIDPIEAAYHREVAAADNPWQPLPVIAELQSKARAQGLWNLFLPAEHGDAYADRFGTVGGKGLTNTDYAPIAELTGRSFLAPHVFNCNAPDTGNMEVLLRYGNEDQQREWLEPLLEAKIRSAFCMTEPGAASSDATNMQATAAVDGDEVVINGRKWWSTGVGHPDCKILIFMGLSDPEADRHSQHSMVLVPRDAPGVNVERMLTTMGIEDPPHGHGEVSFTDVRVPLSNVIAGPGRAFEIAQGRLGPGRVHHCMRLIGLAEAALELACQRSLDRTAFGKPLANLGGNRERIADARIAINQARLLVLHAAWLLDTQGPLGAYSAVSEIKVAVPNMAQQVIDMAIQLHGGGGLSEDFPLAAAWTNARALRLADGPDEVHRGVVARLELMKYGAKR
- a CDS encoding SDR family oxidoreductase, translated to MTTPLRTLITGASSGLGAEMARQLAARGHDVALTARRADRLVALKTEIETTHPGRRVLVKALDVTDHEAVFAVTREVTRELGGLDRFIVNAGLGKGAALGTGRFDANRETAMTNFVGALAQIEAAMEVFREQKRGHLVVISSISALRGMRRAMTTYAATKAGVASLAEGVRSEVIGRPELDIDVTTLYPGYIRSEMNEHVEQEQKMMVDTETGVRAMVEAIEARKTKAYVPAWPWVPIGAAMKTLPLSVVRRMV
- a CDS encoding phosphotransferase family protein — encoded protein: MPAADEAREVRQEDAFDVATMATWLREHATDATGLAGTPEVRQFSGGASNLTYLLSYADRDLVLRRPPGGHKAKSAHDMRREFTIQQRLGGSFPYVPQMLAFCDDEAVIGSDFYVMQRLEGVIPHKEMPAGVDLSPGQARTLCRNVLDVLVELHQVDAEAAGLTELARGSGYVARQVKGWSDRYGKARTRNVASFGKVMTWLDANQPQDIRNCLIHNDFRLDNVVLDTADPTKVRGVLDWEMATVGDPLMDLGGSMAYWVQADDNLLFRMFRRQPSHLPGMLSRREIVHHYCERSGLSLSDEEWAFYEVFGLFRLAAIAQQIYYRYYNKQTTNPRFKNLYLAVNALEWRCRTLIRKAGR